AACTAGGCTGATTTAATTGGATTAGGCCAAATTTATGGGCCATATGGGCTAAAATATATTAGAGATTTAGGCTAGTTTAGTTTCTTTCTGCGGGTATTTTTTACCCGCACGTAGGCGGGTATGGGTAGTATGCATCCGTACCCGTACCCACGTACCCGATGGGTAAGAAATTTTGCCCAATAACGTACCCACGGATAGAAAACTTATTCCATACCCGCCTTCTTATCAAGTAAAACCCGTCGGGTAATTGAGTTTCGAGTACCCATTGCCATCTTGAGTCAGAATGTCGCCATATCGCCATATACATCAAATGGTTCTAGCTGGTAGTACAGGGGAAGAACCGAAGAAGGCAGCAGCTTGTTGCATTGCTTCAGCTTCAAACCATGGAAAGAGAAGTGCTAACCTGCCTACATACATAACCAGCTGCCCATACATACAAGTATCTCTGCTCGATGGAGTCGTCTTGTCGTCTCCGGCTCCGGCAGCTCCGGCGAAACAGAAGAAAACCGTGGGCCAGCCAGCCGGGCATGATGTGGATGGATAATGTTAAGTAAACGAAACCATGGGCGAGGCTTCTTAGCTGGATGGATTAGGACAAATAATTAACTCGCCACGTCATGGATGCCCAATTATTGCTGCAACTAGTACTAGTTTATTCCCCCCATTCCTTGTCTTGTTCATCGATCGGCTGCCTTGCAACAGATCGAGGAAAGGCAAGTTTACCAGCTCCAGCGCTCGTTCTCGTTGCCGTCggcgtcggtggccggcggcaggTGCGCGTAGAAGTCGAGGTCCATCTTGTCGGCGTTGGCGCTGCTCTTGGTCTTGGTGTAGTAGTGCATGGCGGCGGCTCCCCCGAGCACGGCGAGGGTGAGAGCCTGAGCGTGCATCCTGGCGTGGATGAGGCGGAGGCTCGTCGCCCGCTGCGGCGCCCTCCGGCGGCTGTACGCCACCGAGGCGCCCACCGCCGCAGCCCACACGCCTCCTGCACGCATCGACCGATAGATAGATCAGTGTATGAAGGGAGAGGATCATATGCATATCGGAGAAGATTAACTGATTAATTAAGCAAGCAAAGCAAGAGGGGATGGCTGAGCGTACCGATTGTTGCGAGCTTGTGTTCCTCCACCCAGGACTGCACCGACGAGCTCATCCTCTCCATCTTTGATTCCAT
This genomic interval from Panicum virgatum strain AP13 chromosome 8K, P.virgatum_v5, whole genome shotgun sequence contains the following:
- the LOC120643405 gene encoding uncharacterized protein LOC120643405 isoform X2 → MESKMERMSSSVQSWVEEHKLATIGGVWAAAVGASVAYSRRRAPQRATSLRLIHARMHAQALTLAVLGGAAAMHYYTKTKSSANADKMDLDFYAHLPPATDADGNENERWSW
- the LOC120643405 gene encoding uncharacterized protein LOC120643405 isoform X1 → MESKMERMSSSVQSWVEEHKLATIGVWAAAVGASVAYSRRRAPQRATSLRLIHARMHAQALTLAVLGGAAAMHYYTKTKSSANADKMDLDFYAHLPPATDADGNENERWSW